tctgctcccaccccCAGGACACGCTGGGTGGCCGCTTCGATGCCACGCAGGCCTTCGTGGGGGAGCTGGCCCACTTTGCCGTGTGGGACCACATGTTGGCTCCGGCGGAGATCCTGGCCTTGGCCAACTGTACCTCACACCTGCAAGGCAACGTCATCCAGTGGGACGACCAGGCTGTCGAGGTCTTTGGAGGGGCCAGCAAGGCAGCCTTCACCGCCTGCGACGAGGGGAGGAAGGCATGAACAGCACCTTCAGCTCCAGGCTGCCCTTCCAACCCTCCCGGATCAACGAGACCccctcaccaccaccaccagcccATGATGGGGCGATGTTCGAGGCCTTCAGGGGAGGTCCCACGGGAGCCCCTCGCCCCTCCTGCCTCTCACCTtgccctgttttgttttgggccCTGAGCACTGGGGACATGGAGGGGCTGGGAGTGGGACATCCCCtacacttctttattttcatcacCCTGACGTCTGGTTTTGTGAGCCTGCTCCCTCTGAGCCCCTCTTCCCCATCAGCCATTCTCTGGCACCATCCTCTCCCCATAGGATGAAAAGAGCCCTGTGAGGGGGACCtatctgttttatttgaagCCTTCCCTGTACCACAGAAGGCaggagaagaggagcagagaCTTGTCCTTGTGCACCCAGCCCTGGTCGGGATGgaggaaatgaagcaaaagtgaggaaaaaggGCATGGGGAGAGGTGTGCCCCATggcccctccccccccagccttttggggctgagctgcttgcAGGGGTGCTGGCCTCACCTGTGcctcagccctgctgtgagCTGGCTGGGGTTGGGGATGCTGGTGGCCTCGTAGAGTGCCTGAGGATGCAGTGTTTCCGTGCTGGTGTCTCAATATGTCTGTGCTGGGGGTATCTTGGGGGGGTCTCACAGTGTGATGTCCAGCTTCCAGCACTCCTCCAAGCCCACCATGTCCCACTTTGCACCTCCTGCCTGGGGACCCAGGGGGCAGAGGGGACAGCCCACCAGGGTGGGGGGGATGCCGTGAAGATGCAGCGCGGCCCCTGTGCCAACTGGGAAACACTGTGATCTTCAtgccaccccccacccccaagtCGCTCGCTTGCGCGTGGCCGTGTCGTGTTGGGACATTTCTTTTGTAACGCTGGCTGTGGGCAATAAACGTGGCGTGTCTGTCGGAGCCTCGTGGGGCTGCAAACCCGGTggaggaagaagacaaaaatcCCCATGGGTGCTGGGTGTATGCCTGAAGGGAGGCAGCAGACTCTgggagctcagggctgcaggatgctcaTCCTGTCTTGGCCGTTTCCATCCCAACAAGCAGGGATAGGAGTGATatgtggggaaactgaggctgcagccttccccaggTATCCCTATTGAGGGGGGTTGTGGGGATGCCAACCCATACCAAGTAGTTTCCCAGTCACTCTGTGGGTACGTCATATTGGGACACAACAGCAGCTCTCACCTAAGGCTCTCTTCTGGGGGCTTGGAGGCAATCTGGCTGCACGGGGGACATAGGAAGGCTATAATTTACCCAGGCTTTTTAAAGGCTTATGGCAAACTCCTCTGAATAAGGCTCTTAAGGAAATGAAGTCATTATGGAGAGATTAAAAACTAGTTAAGAGGCAGGAAATCAAGAATGGGAATAAATATTTGATCTCCATCCTCAGTGAGGCCTCAGCCCTGACGTTCTGTGGCTGCGTATTCTGTATCTGGgtggagaagaagaggagaagcaAGGTGTAGGTTTTGGTTACCTGAGCCCTATGAGAAGCAAAAAACCTGCTGCAGGGTTTAGGAGGGTGGCTGGTCAGGGAGATGGCAGGAGGTGAAAAAATCAATGGGGTTGCAAAGAATAATTGCAATGGCTTACAGATGCCTCTGGCTTCTAAATGAAGCAGAGCCACAGAGGAAAAGAGCTGTGTCTCTCTGAGGGCAGCTTGCTGGAAAACAATGCTTTGTGCACGGAGACAAGGGAAAACAAGATGGTTCTTGGGGGGGTTAATGAAGGAGAGGTGTAACAGCTGTGCTGAGAGTGCACCGCGGCCTGGCACCTCTTCCTAAAAGAGGGATTGAAACAAAGACATATGGGATGCTGACACTATTAATTATGAGGGTCTGAAGCCATTCATTACAAGGCGTGAGGAGGAAACGCCATAATTCCCAAGCTGGGAGCCGGGCTGCATGTGTCCCAGTGGGTGCCACCACGATGAGCCCACTTTGCCCTAACGATGGGGGGCTGCTCTAATTGCCTCCACGTCCTCCCGCAGGCAGGAAGGCTCGGCAGGAtgcttcagcagggctgtgctgcagtgacacTATCTATCACTGGCTGTGTCCCCATTTCCTAGCCAATGATGGGCATTGCAATGCAACCTGATGCTGCCGTGCACGGGTGGCACACTGTTGTTTGACCAGCCAAAAGGTGTGAATTCAGGCTTTGCTAAACAGTGCCGGGGTTTCCCATAGGGAACGTTTCCCCcaccttccccacccccaccctccCTTCCCTGGGCCCACACTGatcaaaaccaaagcagagtTAATTGCAGGCAACATCACGCTCTCATACAACACACAGCCTCAGACAGAGCTCGCTCCGACTCGCTGCTTCCCAGCAAAAGTGGGTGAACTACACAGGgattaaagcattaaaaaaagcacagaaagaataCGGTGCTTGAAAGCGTTGTATCCCCAGAGAGATTAGAGGAGCTGCCTGGAGATAGAGTAATGATGGAAAGATCTTCTTCCCAGAGATTCTGTTCCTAATTATCTcctttgcacacacacacgcacacaaaagGATGATCTCCCAGCTTTTATCTTTCTCTCGATGGTTTTAGTGCCTCATTGCAAGAGGCCTGTGcctgcaaaggagaaaaaggagaaggaatcaGCCTCGACTGCAGGAAGACTGCAGCTGTCATGGAGAGAAGGGACAGCAGGCAGCATTTGATTTCTGTCACCGGCAGCGGTGAaggcaaagggaagagaaatgatcactgcagcactgtccTCCCAGTGCTGTCAGGGGAACAACAGCCCTGGGCTCTGCTTGGATGGATGGGCGTTGGGTGAGTGAGACTGCCTtcaccctgcagctgctgggaggacATTTCACATACACACCAACAGGACACCATGTGAACAGTCTATCCTTGGACCTGTCCTGTGTGACAAGGATGTGCCCTGATGGAGACCCAGGCATCACACTTGGTGTCCTGGGAGTAGAAAGCGTGATCTCAGAGCTGGATTTTTCCTTCACCTGTATTTGTTTTAGACTGAGATTGTGGGCCTAAGAGAACCTAATGAGGCTCCAAATGCAAGGTGTTGTATCTGGGTCGGGGGAATCCCAGATATGAATAGGGACTGAGAGAAGAACTTGCTGAGAGcagtcctgcagagaaggacatggGGGTGCTGGGGGATGAAAAGCTGAAtgtgaaccagcagtgtgcccaggtggccaagaaggccaaaggGATCCTGGCTTGTACCAGCagtagtgcagccagcaggagcagggaggtgatcgtccctctgtactcagcccagtgctgtgttcagttctgggcccctcactgccagaaagacatggaggccctggagcgtgtccagagaagggcagcggagctgtgaggggtctgcagcacaagtgtgatggggagcggctgagggaaatggggtTGGTCAggatggagaggaggaggctcaggggagacattattgctctttATAATGGCCTGAATGGAAATTGTGCTgaggtgggggtcggcctctgctcccaggtgataggatgagagggaatggcctcaaattgcagTAGGGGAGGCtgaggaaacatttcttctcagaaggagcggtgctgcagtggcacaggctgcccatggaggtggtgcagtcaccgtgcatggaggtgttccagagccgtgtggatgtggcactgaggccGTTGTTGTCTGGTGGCGGTTGGGCAGATTTTCGTCTTTCCGAgctaaatgattctgtgaccgTACCTAAGAATAAAGGCAGATTCCCGGCCCTCCCGTTAACGACGCTCCCAGCGCTtcccgcccccccccctccattcGGTGTCACGGCACAGGCACGCCGCGGACACCCCACCGCCTCACGGCCCCAAGCCCCGCCGCCAATAGGGTGAGCCGGGCTGCGCGCTGGCAGCCAATGGGCGATGGGGAGGCGGGGCTTCCGGCGGCGGTTGCTAAGACAGCCGGAGCTCTTCCTTAGCAACCGGTGCGAGCCGTGGCGGCGGTGTAGGTGAGGCCGCGTTCCGCTCCTGgccctcttttccttcctcccgGGGCTGCTCTTTGGGCTCTGGAGCCCCACGGCCGGGGCTGTGGCGTGCCTTCCCCTGACACCCCAGTCAGGCCGCCCCGTGGAAGTGCATTGTGCCAGGGTGGCCGTGTGAGGATAACGCCGTgtgacagccctgctgcctctgGGCGGGAGCGGGGCACCTCGCTGCGAGCGAGAGAGCCGGGGTAGGCCGCAGCGGAATGCTCGGAGCGGGCTGGGCTGTCCTACTCAGGCTATGGTCGGCTGATTGGCCTGGAACAGCGGCCTGCTGCTTTCCTATATGGGAATACACAGCTGGCAAGTGCCCGGGGGTGAGAATAGCGAGCGCCCCAAAGCAGACTGGGATGTTCCCGTTGAACATCCTGCCCAGATCCTGTTCCTCAAATACATGTGCACTTTGTGGTGTACCAACGTAATGGTTGATGCTCTCTCGTTGTTTGTGGGAAGCGTTGCCCTGACTTGGCACATCCCTCAAActgggctggtgctgctgggaaatgctgccATGCTGAAGTCTCGCTTATGGAAAATGATGCATTTGTAAAACCTGTTTGCATTAATGTGCTGCGAGAGCTCTCTGAGTGCACGGTGTGTGAAGGAGTTGCTGTGATACAGTGAGCAATTGGAGGTAGGGACAGCGTTCTTGGCATAGTTTTTGCCTTCCGTTTTAATGCAAAGCTTTCTTCTTGTCTcctatttgttgtttgtttgtttctttttaagcagtGTCCTCTGGGCCAAGAAGTTTCCCCTTGTGCTGGTCCTCAGAGCTACAGTCTGAGCCATCTGCACCACAGCGCTTTGCTGAGCTCCATCCTGGCCCCCTGCCCCTTCCCGGGGTCACTGGGGAAAGACCATGGCAGACactggggaggggaagaaggaggaagCCGATTATAAAAGACTGCACAGCTTTCCACTGATTAGGGTAAGAAGGAAGATGAGTTATGTGTTTACTGGTGTAACAGATATGCAGTGCTACCTTTGTTCTCCACCACTTTCCAAAACAAGATTTCTCCCACTGACAGCTGCTATGGGAACGTGTACCCTAGCAGTTCCCTATGGGGATCTCAGTCACCACCATTTCTTCTGCCTGTCCGTCAGGCAAGGAAATCAGTCAGCCAGGGGAGTGTGGCACAAAGCAATCATCTATTGCTCCACACGTGCTGCCTTTGAAGCCCTCTGCTCACAGTGCTAGATAcaacttgtttttattctgtttagAGGAGCAGGAATAAATGATCTTAGCCAGCCAGATAGTGGAAAAGACTGTAtaatttagacttctgtttATGCTAGTTGTAAAGTTTAGAAGAGAACAATTCTGCATGGactgggagaaaggaaagaatggaCAGACAGTAAAGTAATAAGCCATTTTCATATCAATCATTCTAATACGTGGTGTTCTGACAAGCCTGTATCACTGATGATGCCCTGCTTTAAGCTGACACTGAATGTCACTTGGAGTAGCTGCCTCATGTCTATGCCAGCAGCTTAGGCTCCATGACAGCATGGGCAACATAAGGTCTGTTTCTTGTTGTCCTCTGTCtagcctttatttttctgttcagttctcTTTCTTGTTTGCTCTTTGCAGCACACAGACATGCCAGAGGAGATGCGTGTAGAGGCCATGGAGTTGTGTGTCACAGCATGTGAGAAATATGCCACGAACAATGAGGTATGAGCTGAATCCATCAGGCCAACCTTCCGTTGCTGCAGCTCAAGGAATCTGCAGGAGCAGGACTGGAGCTGTAGGGCACAGTCAAATCACATACTGACAGATTATTCAGTTTCCATACTGAGCAAGGGCAGAAAGAGACAGCTTGGCTTGATCTCAGATTTAGTTGCTTTCGTGAGTGAGATCTGTACTAGCTGTTTGCTTTCGTGCAGGAAGCAAAGATGAGTCACAGAGTGAAGCCGCCTCACAAACCttatctccttccttccctgtgaGCTTCCTCTCTGTTCATAAAATGTCCTGTCTGTCCTGGGGGCCTGTGTAAGAACTATGTGGAGAGGGGCCTGTCCCAAAATGTGGGTCCGTTTGTCAGTGTTGAGCAAGATCATCTCCATCAGGGCAGGGAGGAGACTCTTATTTTAGAAAGGAGCAAATTAAGCTCTTTGAACCTTTAGGTACAGTCTGTTCAGTCTTCCCTGTCAGCTTTCAGCCTCTCGAATGAAATTGCACGTAGATGGGGTGTGATGGAGGAGTTACAGTCTTTTGAAAAATTGCCCTCATCTTTGAGATATAAAGATGAATGAGAACACACTTGCTCAATGGGCAGAGCACAAATTGCTTCTGCaagaggagctctgtgctggaaCAAGGCAAAGCTTCAGAGCAGAAGATTCCTTCTGTCCCCTCGTTCCTGAGACACCAAGTGTCACTGCAAAATCTCCCATTCTCCTTTTCTAGACCTAACAGGGTGTGATCTTAGAGAAGCAAGCCTTCTAAAAGGCAGCCTAGTTTTATTGTTTAGGTAATTagctgaaatatatatatatataaatggaCTCATGTAAAAATAGCTGCAGCTTAGTGACCTGAATCTCCTATCATGCTCAGTGTGCCCAGGGTAACTCCACCACCATCAAAAACAGAGCTCTTGCTTCTCTCTGGCTGTGTGAATGAGAAAATGCTTGCTAGATGTAGTTGTTTCATTTCTCCTAGCTGCTGTGTTGGAGGTTGCTGCAAACAGTAAGCTGCTTTGCCCTttggcacagccctgaggagcTTCTGgtttgctcagcactgctgctatACCTGTTGTCTGTGACTTGAGTAGTTTATTAGAGAGGAATAGCAGGGGGATGCTTGCGTGGAAACTTGCTGCTTGCTGTGTCTCACCCTACACTTCCCTTCGTTCTCCAGAGTGCTGCCAAGATGATCAAAGAGATGATGGACAAGAAATTTGGATCCTCCTGGCACGTGGTGATTGGGGAAGGGTTTGGCTTTGAGATCACTCACGAGGTGAAGAATCTGCTGTACATGTTCTTTGGTGGGAGCCTGGCTGTGTGTGTCTGGAAGTGCTCCTGACATCTGGCTGGGTCCCAGACTCGCTGCATACAGGAGATTTCTTCCTTCACAGATTTTGTACAATGTGGAGGTggggctttatttttaatagttaaaACGTCAAGATTTCTTTCCATAATGATATAACGGTTCCATGGGATGCATATAtctggggtgtgtgtgtgtgtgtgtaacttGCTAAGCCTGTCCTCGCTCATGGAATTTCTGATGTCTGTGACTCTTTCCTTGGTGTTTGAGCCTAAGCAAGAAGGAGGTGGTTAAATAGGTGATCTCGTGAcacaccatgcagcagcactaggagggggaagaggaagaaaaaaggtgcTATCTAGTCCTGTGTTTTCTCCTCCCACTTGTTCTACATTGTGTGCTCTCTCCTCTGTCTCCCCAGCTATGTGTGGTATGGTTCTGACCAGTGCATCTTTCCTCCATCTTAACAGCACCACCTTCCTCCAGTCTAAATGACCACACAGAACTGGCTGCGTCAAAGGTGTCCCTTCAGGTTGTGCATGGAGGTGTTAACTGTGGGGAATTAGGCTTGTTTTACCCTTTTCTGCTTAATTTGGGAGGACAGCTGAGCTGCCTGGATGTAGGAGGCTGCTATGCAAGCTTCCCCCTCCTTTCTCACCCACTGCACACTGAGATGGCATTGAAACACAGGCGGCTGTCGATGCCTGGGGAGTGGGTGAGAACTCTTCGTACAGCTTGAATGCCTCTCTGTCAGTTCCTGGGGGTGTTGCGAGTGCTGTGTACTTTCAGCATCTTGTTTGGAGGCTGGTAGGGGAAGGAGGTGCCATGTGAGATACCACTTGGTCATCAGAAACCTAACGTCCTTTGGGACTTGCTTTTTTAGCCcgtttcttcttttaaagctgTCAGTGTTGGAGGATGGAATGAACGCAATTGTATGTTACGTACATGGCTTATTTATATCAATCTGGGGAACTGtgttttttacaataaaaaaaaaatagtaaattgTCCTTTTCCGTGTTTGTTCTAAAGTAAAAACCCAACGAAAGTAGTTCAGGAAACATGGAAGTAAGCAAGGAATGATGTAGCTCAGGCAACAGCTGATGGTGGGTATCCACCCTGCTTCCTTCCTGGGTGACCCCaaggcagcagggaagcactCTTATCCTTTCCATGCGATTCCTTTTGTtgctgcatggtgctgctgaCCCAGGTCCTCTGTGGGAGTAGCATCAAGGGAGTGTACCTGTGTCCTCTGCCCAGCCAGCGTACATCTGCTCTGACCTTTGGCGTCTGCCATTTGTGGTTTCTATGAGTTTTTCAGGCTTCCCTCTGAGAAAGCCACCAGCAGTGCCACTGGCAGCTCATGTTTTAGGAGAGGCTGTACTTGAGTCCATAGTTCCATTCCAAAGGACTTTTCTGCATTGGGGCCTGCAGTGGATCAAATGTTGAggcttttctgtttcccttgGTTCCTTCTCAGTGTGATGACAGAGATGTCTTTCAGCCATTTCAGCATGTCGGGAACTCTTCTGCAAGGCAGGAATTAAGAGTGATGTTAGACCGCTAGAAATGATTTCAATTTTGCACCATCTGTACTGGCTGGGCCCCACATCCTGTCACGTAATTCTTTACTGATCAAGTGGAAGGGACTTGTAAGGTAGTGGGGAGGACACATGACTGGTACCATGTCTGCCAGGTGCCAGGATCGGGGTGCAGTCTGGAAGACTCTAAACCCTGCGAGCTTCCTGTTGGTGTGATTACTCTGTCTCACTCCAGCTGGCTgcctttaaatgaaaatagcaCTATTGACTGGCacttgctgcagctggcaggTGGAAAAGCTGGTTTTCTGTTCCAGGGCTTTCCACCTCCTTTATGTTTTATGTCTGGGATGTACATCCAGAGGAAAAGGTAAAGCCACCATCATTGGAATGCCCTGGAATTACGCTGGAGCATAATGATACCTTCAGCCATACCACGGTCTCCTTAATTGTCCTCCTTTCACACTAATGAATAATTAACTGCTGTGTGCGTGTCCACAGACAGGCTGGTCATGGGCATCTCTGTGGGGTCATGCTGACCTGCAGATGATCGCAGGGAGAGGGAGCTGCTTACCTCAGCGTGCAATCTCTTGGCCTTGCTACCAACCTGTTATCAGTTTGGCCACCAGCTGACCAAAGCTAATGTCTCCATGACCTGCATCTGCAATAGGCAAATGCTGACCGGTCCCCAGCATCCTCAGAGCATGAGCACACAGACAAATCGAGGTGAGCCAGGTGTGAATTTGCAGCAAGTCAGCTCCTACACTGCAACTCCCCCAAGGTAAGCAAGTGCAAGGTGGCTCGCAGGACTGTGCCACGCTATTTTTGTTTCCAAGGGTAACAGCTCACCCACAAGAACTTACCACAAAAAGCCACCCTGTTTTTGAGCGCCTGTTATATGTGAAAGCATAAAACTCAACTTTCCAAAATTCAGCTGTGTGCGTCAGGGCCCCCAAACAAGTATTTGGTAGGATCAGCTTTCCTGCTTGTTGCAAGTTGAGTCATGCCGCACTGGCTCCTGTGTGCTACAAGAAAACTCCCACCCTCCTTTTGCTGTGGAACTAGAGCGCAGTTTGGGGCTTGTGCTATGGAAATAGAGCGCTTTGGGGCACGCCTGTAATTCACATGGCAGTAAGGTTCATGGATTGGAGATGGTCCCTTTGTTGTTCCATGTTATCCTGCAAGTAACCACTCTGCCACTGATGCTTAGGAACCTAAAACCACTCTTGACTCTAAAACTGCCATGTCTTGCTGGAGGTTTTTACCTTACAactttttttaacagaaatctGGGGAGGTTAGCACTGGATGTCTAACTAttgtttttccctctccctATTGTGTCTTGCCACCCGGGTGTCGCTGCTATTGCCATCAAAGCATCGAAGTGAGTCAGCTGtggaaaaggagatgaaaagctCAGGGTGATACATCGGTGCCAGTCAGAATGACCCTTTCTATCCGTCCATCCCAGCAAGGCAGCGTGCAGTGATAGCAGCTCAGAGTGCTGTGCTCATGACTTCATCCCTCCCTGCCGAGGAGAGATGGGGAACATGGTTATCGGCTGTCAGCCTGCGTGGCGGGGAGTCCGCGCTCTGTGCCAGCAATGGAAGTGTCCTTGGGCGTAGGGCTCCTCCTCCATCCCAAAGGTGACCAGGCCCTGCTGCGAAgggctgaagaagctggaaaaaTGGAGGAAAGAGGTGCGAATTCAATCGCTTCTCTGTGATGATGTCATGGCAACGAGGTGCCCTGATGTGCTGTCAGGCAATCAGGGCAGGCTTTGAAGCTCCCCAGCT
The sequence above is a segment of the Excalfactoria chinensis isolate bCotChi1 chromosome 1, bCotChi1.hap2, whole genome shotgun sequence genome. Coding sequences within it:
- the DNAL4 gene encoding dynein axonemal light chain 4 translates to MADTGEGKKEEADYKRLHSFPLIRHTDMPEEMRVEAMELCVTACEKYATNNESAAKMIKEMMDKKFGSSWHVVIGEGFGFEITHEVKNLLYMFFGGSLAVCVWKCS